In the genome of Bradyrhizobium sp. CIAT3101, one region contains:
- a CDS encoding gamma carbonic anhydrase family protein codes for MAIYELDGQAPDLPSDGNYFIAETATVIGRVRLKPGASVWFGAVLRGDNEWIEIGEGANVQDGSTCHTDLGFPLVIGKNCTVGHNVILHGCTIEEGALIGMGSIVMNGAKIGRNSIVGAGSVITEGKEFPERSLIIGSPARVIRTLDDAQVQKMGSATRFYVANGPRFKKGLKRIG; via the coding sequence ATGGCGATCTACGAGCTCGACGGGCAGGCGCCCGATCTTCCCTCTGACGGCAATTACTTCATCGCGGAGACCGCGACCGTGATCGGCCGCGTGCGCCTGAAGCCGGGCGCGAGCGTCTGGTTCGGCGCCGTGCTGCGCGGCGACAACGAGTGGATCGAGATCGGCGAGGGCGCCAACGTGCAGGACGGCTCGACCTGTCACACCGATCTCGGCTTTCCGCTGGTGATCGGCAAGAACTGCACCGTCGGCCACAACGTCATCCTGCACGGCTGCACCATCGAAGAGGGCGCGCTGATCGGCATGGGCTCGATCGTGATGAACGGCGCGAAGATCGGTCGCAACAGCATCGTCGGCGCCGGCTCCGTCATCACCGAGGGCAAGGAGTTCCCCGAGCGCTCGTTGATCATCGGCTCGCCCGCGCGCGTGATCCGCACGCTCGACGACGCCCAGGTGCAGAAGATGGGAAGCGCTACGCGATTCTACGTCGCCAACGGTCCGCGCTTCAAGAAGGGCCTGAAGCGGATCGGCTAG
- a CDS encoding aspartate/glutamate racemase family protein gives MRLHVVNPNTTATMTAKIAAAARAIALADTVIDARQPAMGPVSIEGFYDEAFAVPGMLGCIREADRDGADAHIIACFDDTGLDAARAAARAPVIGIGEAGFHVASLVAARFAVVTTLGVSIVPIEHNLRKYGLAERCARVRAAEVPVLALEDRSADALGKISAEITAAIRDDRAEAIVLGCAGMADLATELSATHGLPVVDGVAAAVTLAEGLVRLGLTTSRLGPYAAPRSKTYSGPFAPFQP, from the coding sequence ATGCGGCTGCACGTCGTCAATCCCAACACCACCGCCACGATGACGGCGAAGATCGCCGCGGCTGCGCGCGCGATCGCGCTGGCCGACACCGTGATCGATGCACGCCAGCCCGCGATGGGACCGGTCTCGATCGAAGGATTTTACGACGAGGCCTTCGCCGTCCCCGGCATGCTCGGCTGCATCCGCGAGGCCGACCGCGACGGCGCGGACGCGCATATCATCGCCTGCTTTGACGACACCGGTCTCGACGCGGCACGTGCGGCGGCCAGAGCGCCGGTGATCGGCATTGGCGAGGCCGGCTTCCATGTCGCGAGCCTGGTCGCGGCGCGCTTTGCGGTGGTGACGACGCTCGGTGTCTCCATCGTGCCGATCGAGCATAATTTGCGGAAGTACGGCCTCGCCGAGCGCTGCGCCCGCGTGCGCGCCGCCGAGGTCCCCGTGCTCGCGCTCGAGGACCGCAGCGCGGACGCCCTCGGTAAAATCTCAGCGGAAATCACCGCCGCGATCCGCGACGACCGCGCCGAGGCCATTGTGCTGGGGTGCGCCGGCATGGCCGATCTTGCCACCGAGCTCTCGGCCACCCACGGTCTGCCGGTGGTCGACGGCGTCGCGGCCGCGGTGACGCTGGCCGAGGGACTGGTGCGGCTTGGGCTGACGACCTCCCGATTAGGCCCCTACGCGGCGCCGCGTTCGAAAACCTATTCAGGCCCGTTTGCGCCGTTTCAGCCGTGA
- a CDS encoding ABC transporter permease, translating into MKEGRPRSFYVLAIFFAAYVLFLYGPMIAIYVLSFQGPQGGLTFPMNGVSTYWLTKLFQGTGIVDLGAAFRRSLLLGVIVMAVTVVLSVAAGMAFRRKFKAQSILFYSAIASLIVPSIITSLGISLEFRIVDDLIKAHWNENFETSMGLLTSGLGAHLTWTLPFGLLIMFAIFNRFDPRLEEAARDLGATPWQAFRHVVLPIILPSVIGIGLFGFTLSWDELARSSQAIGAVNTLPLDLQGLTTTVTNPDIYALGTIISAVSFAVITLALGTIHMLNKRQAAKGSDAGKGLV; encoded by the coding sequence ATGAAGGAAGGACGCCCGCGCTCGTTCTACGTGCTTGCGATCTTCTTCGCGGCCTATGTGCTGTTTCTCTACGGGCCGATGATCGCGATCTACGTGCTGTCGTTCCAGGGACCGCAAGGCGGCCTCACCTTCCCGATGAACGGCGTATCGACCTACTGGCTGACAAAGCTGTTCCAGGGCACCGGCATCGTCGATCTCGGCGCGGCCTTCCGCCGCTCGCTGCTGCTCGGCGTCATCGTGATGGCGGTCACCGTCGTGCTGTCGGTCGCCGCCGGCATGGCCTTCCGCAGAAAATTCAAGGCGCAAAGCATACTGTTCTACTCGGCGATCGCGAGCCTGATCGTGCCCTCGATCATCACCTCGCTCGGGATCTCGCTCGAATTCCGCATCGTCGACGATTTGATCAAGGCGCATTGGAACGAGAATTTCGAGACCTCGATGGGCCTGCTCACCTCCGGGCTCGGCGCGCATCTGACCTGGACGCTGCCGTTCGGCCTGCTCATCATGTTCGCGATCTTCAACCGCTTCGACCCGCGCCTCGAGGAAGCCGCGCGCGATCTGGGTGCGACGCCGTGGCAGGCGTTCCGCCATGTCGTGCTGCCGATCATCCTGCCCTCGGTGATCGGCATCGGCCTGTTCGGCTTCACGCTGTCCTGGGACGAGCTGGCGCGCTCCAGCCAGGCGATCGGCGCGGTGAATACACTGCCACTCGATCTCCAGGGCCTCACCACGACGGTGACGAACCCGGACATCTACGCGCTCGGCACCATCATCTCCGCAGTGTCCTTTGCGGTGATCACGCTTGCGCTCGGCACCATCCACATGCTCAACAAGCGGCAGGCGGCCAAGGGTTCGGACGCCGGCAAAGGACTTGTCTGA
- a CDS encoding ABC transporter permease, whose translation MDTSEDILQQASPDVVRGSETGRAAKAARLSPSFVSWLQAGPMMLVFLAFFLIPLVFVVIVSFWDYNEYQLLPAFSGRGYTDTFEGCIAQLPDLCTIAKTYLKTLKLCFLVWAITLFIGFWVAYFLAFHIKSKTWQMGLSLLCTIPFWTSNVIRMIAWIPLLGRNGLVNSGLMKTGLIGQPIEWLLFSEFSVVLALVHLFTFFMVVPIFNSMIRIDKSLIEAAYDAGATGFQTLVNVIIPLAKPGIVIGSIFVITIVMGDFITIGVMGGQQIAAAGKIIETRVNALQFPAAAANAVILLVITFLIITMMSRIVDIKKEL comes from the coding sequence ATGGATACGTCGGAAGACATCCTGCAACAGGCATCCCCGGACGTTGTCCGGGGATCCGAGACTGGGCGCGCTGCGAAAGCGGCGCGCCTGTCGCCCTCCTTCGTCTCCTGGCTGCAGGCCGGGCCGATGATGCTGGTGTTTCTCGCCTTCTTCCTGATCCCGCTCGTCTTCGTCGTCATCGTCTCGTTCTGGGACTACAACGAATATCAATTGCTGCCCGCCTTCTCCGGCCGCGGCTACACCGATACGTTCGAAGGCTGCATCGCGCAGCTCCCCGATCTCTGCACCATCGCCAAGACCTATCTGAAGACGCTGAAGCTGTGCTTCCTGGTCTGGGCCATCACGCTCTTCATCGGCTTCTGGGTCGCCTATTTCCTCGCCTTCCACATCAAGTCCAAGACCTGGCAGATGGGACTGTCGCTGCTCTGCACGATCCCGTTCTGGACCTCCAACGTCATCCGCATGATCGCCTGGATCCCGCTGCTCGGGCGCAATGGCCTGGTGAACTCGGGCCTGATGAAAACGGGCCTGATCGGCCAGCCGATCGAATGGCTGCTATTCTCCGAATTCTCCGTGGTGCTGGCGCTGGTTCATCTTTTCACCTTCTTCATGGTGGTGCCGATCTTCAATTCGATGATCCGCATCGACAAGTCGTTGATCGAAGCAGCCTATGACGCTGGCGCCACCGGCTTCCAGACGCTGGTCAACGTCATCATTCCGCTCGCCAAGCCCGGCATCGTGATCGGGTCGATCTTCGTGATCACCATCGTGATGGGCGACTTCATCACCATCGGCGTGATGGGCGGCCAGCAGATCGCGGCGGCCGGCAAGATCATCGAGACGCGGGTGAACGCGCTGCAATTCCCGGCCGCGGCCGCCAATGCGGTGATCCTGCTCGTCATCACCTTCCTGATCATCACCATGATGTCGCGCATCGTCGACATCAAGAAGGAGCTGTAG